Genomic window (Chryseobacterium bernardetii):
TCAAATAAGTGATGTAATGTGAAAACTTTTCTTATATTCGTAATCACCAACTCATTAAAAATCAGAATCATGAAAAGTAAATCACCATCAAAAGGGAAAAAACTGAATAAAAAGGAGCTGCGGTCAATCAACGGAGGTCTTTTAATGTGCCTTGATCCTTCACTAAGATGCAGACAGTATCATCCCAAGTGTGCGGAGGATCAATGCAAACCAGACCTGCCACTGGAACCATGGAATTAATTTAGCCACTTAACCTAAAAATATCACTATATGAAAAATCAAACTTCTCTAAAAGCAAAGAAACTGAGTAAAAAAGAATTAAAAACAATTGCAGGCGGTATGCTGGACTGTATGCCTGCCCAGGAAATCTGCCTGCCACACATGGAGCCATGCCAATCAAACGTTGATGAAAATGGCTGTGCCATGATTTCTCCTTATTGCGGGCAAAAAATATGCAGACCTTAACCACACCACTGATAAAATCTAAGCCATGAAAAATAAGAACTTAAGCAGAGGAAAAAAATTAGCAAAGTCTGAACTGAAGATAATCAACGGAGGGCTGGGCAGTTACCCATGCGCCCCTAACGGTTACTGTAAATATTACGGGCCCGGATGTAGAGAAAAAGAATGCCAGCTGCCGGAACCTATAGAGCCAATAGATCCAGATGGTCCTATAGCACTTCCTTAACTGATAAGCCTACCATAAAAAAAGAACCACCTTTATCAGGTTGGTTCTTTTTTTAGAATAAATTATTGGATCAATTTATAAAAACATTCCTCCTGAAGCTTCAATCCGTTGTCCGTTAATCCATCCTGCATCTTCTGTACAAAGGAACGCTACAACTCCGCCAATATCATCAGGAAGCCCTACTCTTCCCAAGGCTGTAGCTCCGGCTACCATATCATTAATCTCTTTATCGTCTCTTACTCTTCCGCCTCCGAAGTCTGTTTCAATAGCTCCGGGTGCAACTACATTCGCTCTGATCTTTCTTATTCCTAATTCTTTAGCCATATATTTGGTTAACATCT
Coding sequences:
- a CDS encoding bacteriocin; its protein translation is MKSKSPSKGKKLNKKELRSINGGLLMCLDPSLRCRQYHPKCAEDQCKPDLPLEPWN
- a CDS encoding bacteriocin yields the protein MKNQTSLKAKKLSKKELKTIAGGMLDCMPAQEICLPHMEPCQSNVDENGCAMISPYCGQKICRP